One part of the Epinephelus fuscoguttatus linkage group LG12, E.fuscoguttatus.final_Chr_v1 genome encodes these proteins:
- the LOC125898323 gene encoding olfactory receptor 19-like translates to MEFFNSALGKNITFERPEYFIIRGFIGIPNINYYYVFLFFVYVVAVLGNTLVMVVIYLDHNLRTPKYVVVFNLAFADLFSSTALVPKVLDIFLFNHHYIPYNDCLTFLFFCYTSLSMQAFNLVALSYDRLIAIMDPLHYQVKVTNRFMLSLIASFWVFVIIAVLIAAGLLTRLSFCKSVVLNSYFCDHLKIFLLACNDYFPSYAFGLVCVCLILWLPLIFILFSYSCIGYALSKVATAQERLKAFKTCTGHLSLVAIYFLPILIIFTFGTKKYPNARIMNLTLTSVFSQMLNPIVYVLQTQEIKESAKKVLKIRNKSRITVKKVIIK, encoded by the coding sequence ATGGAGTTTTTTAACTCAGCTCTTGGAAAAAACATCACCTTTGAAAGACCTGAATACTTCATAATAAGGGGATTTATTGGTATACCTAATATCAATTATTATtatgtctttctcttttttgtttatgttgttgcaGTGCTGGGAAACACACTTGTGATGGTCGTCATATACTTGGATCATAATCTGAGAACTCCAAAATATGTTGTAGTTTTTAATTTAGCATTTGCAGACCTGTTTAGTAGCACTGCTTTGGTGCCAAAGGTTCTTGATATCTTTCTGTTTAACCATCACTACATCCCCTACAATGACTGCTTGAcgttcctttttttctgctacACTAGCCTTTCAATGCAGGCTTTTAATCTGGTTGCACTGTCCTATGACAGACTGATAGCTATCATGGACCCACTGCACTATCAAGTGAAGGTGACCAACAGGTTCATGCTGTCTTTGATTGCCTCTTTCTGGGTCTTTGTCATAATTGCAGTACTCATTGCAGCTGGCCTTCTTACAAGACTTTCCTTCTGTAAATCTGTGGTTCTTAACAGCTATTTCTGTGATCATCTTAAGATATTCCTGCTTGCATGTAATGACTATTTCCCCAGCTATGCAtttggtttggtgtgtgtgtgtcttattcTCTGGCTTCCATTGATATTCATCTTGTTTAGTTATTCATGTATTGGCTATGCATTGTCTAAAGTGGCCACAGCTCAGGAAAGACTCAAGGCCTTTAAAACCTGCACAGGTCATCTTTCATTAGTGGCAATTTATTTTCTGCCAATATTAATCATATTTACTTTTGGTACCAAAAAGTATCCAAATGCCAGGATCATGAACCTGACTCTGACCTCTGTCTTTTCCCAAATGTTGAACCCAATAGTTTATGTTCTACAGACACAAGAAATCAAAGAATCTgcaaaaaaagtattaaaaattaGAAATAAATCCAGAATTACGGTAAAGAAAGTCATCATAAAGTGA
- the LOC125898322 gene encoding olfactory receptor 1-like, translated as MEFFNSALGKNITFVRPEYFIIRGFIGIPNINYYYVFLFFVYVVAVLGNTLVMVVIYLDHNLRTPKYVVVFNLAFADLFSSTALVPKVLDIFLFNHHYIPYNDCLTFLFFCYTSLSMQAFNLIALSYDRLIAIIYPLHYQVKVTNRFMLSLIASFWVFVIIAILIAVGLLTRLSICKSVVINSYFCDHTQIFPLACNDYVPSYAIGMVCVCLILWLPLIFILFSYSCIGYALSKVATAQERLKAFKTCTGHLSLAAIYFFPVLISYTFDSERHPNVFILNLTMTSVFSQMLNPIIYVLQTQEIKESAKKLLKMKNKSRITVKKVIIK; from the coding sequence ATGGAGTTTTTTAACTCAGCTCTTGGAAAAAACATCACCTTTGTGAGACCTGAATACTTCATAATAAGGGGATTTATTGGTATACCTAATATCAATTATTACtatgtctttctcttttttgtttatgttgttgcaGTGCTGGGAAACACACTTGTGATGGTCGTCATATACTTGGATCATAATCTGAGAACTCCAAAATATGTTGTAGTTTTTAATTTAGCATTTGCAGACCTGTTTAGTAGCACTGCTTTGGTGCCAAAGGTTCTTGATATCTTTCTGTTTAACCATCACTACATCCCCTACAATGACTGCTTAAcgttcctttttttctgctacACTAGCCTTTCGATGCAGGCTTTTAATCTGATTGCACTGTCCTATGACAGACTGATAGCTATCATTTATCCACTGCACTATCAAGTGAAGGTGACCAACAGGTTCATGCTGTCTTTGATTGCCTCTTTCTGGGTCTTTGTCATAATTGCTATACTCATTGCAGTTGGTCTTCTTACAAGACTTTCCATCTGTAAATCTGTGGTCATTAACAGCTATTTCTGTGATCATACCCAGATATTCCCACTTGCATGTAATGACTATGTACCCAGCTATGCAATtggtatggtgtgtgtgtgtcttattcTCTGGCTTCCATTGATATTCATCTTGTTTAGTTATTCATGTATTGGCTATGCATTGTCTAAAGTGGCCACAGCTCAGGAAAGACTCAAGGCCTTTAAAACCTGCACAGGTCATCTTTCATTAGCGGCCATCTATTTTTTCCCAGTATTAATCTCATATACTTTTGATAGTGAAAGGCATCCAAATGTCTTCATCCTGAACCTGACTATGACCTCTGTCTTTTCCCAAATGTTGAACCCAATCATTTATGTTCTACAGACACAAGAAATCAAAGAATCTgcaaaaaagttattaaaaatgaaaaataaatccagAATTACAGTAAAGAAAGTCATCATAAAGTGA
- the LOC125898320 gene encoding olfactory receptor 1-like: MEFFNSALGKNITFVRPEYFIIRGFIGIPNINYYYVFLFFVYVVAVLGNTLVMVVIYLDHNLRTPKYVVVFNLAFADLFSSTALVPKVLDIFLFNHHYIPYNDCLTFLFFCYTSLSMQALNLTALSYDRLIAIIYPLHYQVKVTNRFMLSLIASFWVFVIIAVLIAAGLLTRLSICKSVVITSYFCDHSQIYPLACNDYFPSYAIGLVCVCLILWLPLIFILLSYSCIGYALSKVATAQERLKAFKTCTGHLSLAAIYFFPILISYTFDSENHPTALLINLTMTSVFSQMLNPIIYVLQTQEIKESAKKILKFRNKSRITVKKVILK, translated from the coding sequence ATGGAGTTTTTTAACTCAGCTCTTGGAAAAAACATCACCTTTGTGAGACCTGAATACTTCATAATAAGGGGATTTATTGGTATACCTAATATCAATTATTACtatgtctttctcttttttgtttatgttgttgcaGTGCTGGGAAACACACTTGTGATGGTCGTCATATACTTGGATCATAATCTGAGAACTCCAAAATATGTTGTAGTTTTTAATTTAGCATTTGCAGACCTGTTTAGTAGCACTGCTTTGGTGCCAAAGGTTCTTGATATCTTTCTGTTTAACCATCACTACATCCCCTACAATGACTGCTTAAcgttcctttttttctgctacACTAGCCTTTCAATGCAGGCTCTTAATCTGACTGCACTGTCCTATGACAGACTGATAGCTATCATTTACCCACTGCACTATCAAGTGAAGGTGACCAACAGGTTCATGCTGTCTTTGATTGCCTCTTTCTGGGTCTTTGTCATAATTGCAGTACTCATTGCAGCTGGCCTTCTTACAAGACTTTCCATCTGTAAATCTGTGGTTATTACCAGCTATTTCTGTGACCATAGCCAGATATATCCACTTGCATGTAATGACTATTTCCCCAGCTATGCAAttggtttggtttgtgtgtgtcttattCTCTGGCTTCCACTGATATTCATCTTGTTGAGTTATTCATGTATTGGCTATGCATTGTCTAAAGTGGCCACAGCTCAGGAAAGACTCAAGGCCTTTAAAACCTGCACAGGTCATCTTTCATTAGCGGCCATCTATTTTTTCCCAATATTAATCTCATATACTTTTGACAGTGAAAATCATCCAACTGCCCTCCTCATTAACCTGACTATGACCTCTGTCTTTTCCCAAATGTTGAACCCAATCATTTATGTTCTACAGACACAAGAAATCAAagaatctgcaaaaaaaatattaaaatttagAAATAAATCCAGAATTACGGTAAAGaaagtcattttaaagtga
- the LOC125898625 gene encoding olfactory receptor 1-like produces the protein MEFFNSALGKNITFVRPEYFIIRGFIGIPNINYYYVFLFFVYVVAVLGNTLVMVVIYLDHNLRTPKYVVVFNLAFADLFSSTALVPKVLDIFLFNHHYIPYNDCLTFLFFCYTSLSMQAFNLVALSYDRLIAIIYPLHYQVKVTNRFMLSLIASFWVFVIIVVLIAVGLLTRLSFCKSVVINSYFCDHLKIFLLACNDYLPSYAFGLLCVCLILWLPLIFILFSYSCIGYALSKVATAQERLKAFKTCTGHLSLAAIYFLPVLITYTFDSERHPNVFILNLTMTSVFSQMLNPIVYVLQTQEIKESVKKLLKIRNKSRITVKKVIIK, from the coding sequence ATGGAGTTTTTCAACTCAGCTCTTGGAAAAAACATCACCTTTGTGAGACCTGAATACTTCATAATAAGGGGATTTATTGGTATACCTAATATCAATTATTACtatgtctttctcttttttgtttatgttgttgcaGTGCTGGGAAACACACTTGTGATGGTCGTCATATACTTGGATCATAATCTGAGAACTCCAAAATATGTTGTAGTTTTTAATTTAGCATTTGCAGACCTGTTTAGTAGCACTGCTTTGGTGCCAAAGGTTCTTGATATCTTTCTGTTTAACCATCACTACATCCCCTACAATGACTGCTTAAcgttcctttttttctgctacACTAGCCTTTCAATGCAGGCTTTTAATCTGGTTGCACTGTCCTATGACAGACTGATAGCTATCATTTACCCACTGCACTATCAAGTGAAGGTGACCAACAGGTTCATGCTGTCTTTGATTGCCTCTTTCTGGGTCTTTGTCATAATTGTAGTACTCATTGCAGTTGGCCTTCTTACAAGACTTTCCTTCTGTAAATCTGTGGTTATTAACAGCTATTTCTGTGATCATCTTAAGATATTCCTGCTTGCATGTAATGACTATTTACCTAGCTATGCATttggtttgttgtgtgtgtgtcttattcTCTGGCTTCCATTGATATTCATCTTGTTTAGTTATTCATGTATTGGCTATGCATTGTCTAAAGTGGCCACAGCTCAGGAAAGACTCAAGGCCTTTAAAACCTGCACAGGTCATCTTTCATTAGCGGCCATCTATTTTCTCCCAGTATTGATCACATATACTTTTGACAGTGAAAGGCATCCAAATGTCTTCATCCTGAACCTGACTATGACCTCTGTCTTTTCCCAAATGTTGAACCCAATAGTTTATGTTCTACAGACACAAGAAATCAAAGAATCTgtaaaaaaattattaaaaattagAAACAAATCCAGAATTACAGTAAAGAAAGTCATCATAAAGTGA